DNA from Daphnia pulicaria isolate SC F1-1A chromosome 3, SC_F0-13Bv2, whole genome shotgun sequence:
TTGTGGATTGAAATCAAAGCTTGACCAATGGTTAGCCCATCCGTGCTATGAACGGTGTCAGCATAGTCGCGCAAAGTGCGTTCGTTGACGACAGCAGCGTTACGTTGGTAGCGGTCGAACCAGTCGTGTAGATTACCGACTGTGTGTATCAATGTTTGCAATTGCGGCCAGATACGAGTCCACGTTGTCATCGATGTGTTCAGAGCAGCCAGCTCGTTGAGTTGCTCTTCGATACCTCCATCTTGTCCTTGGTTGAGTCTCTTTTCCAGTGAGGCAAAGTGAGGTCGCATTTCCGCGAATCGTTTTAGAATTTCACGGTCACCACCAAGAGCTCGCAGCATGGCCTGCCACTTTGGTAAATTCATCTCTCGATTCAAGGCATCTGTTACGTGCATGACTGCAATTTGCAACGACAACGGCTGAGCGAACTCTGTTGGCACTTCTTCTTTGTCTCCTTCTAGTTCGAACAAACGCAGTTCTTCATCGTTTAATGTCGAGTTGATGAACACTCGAGCTTGATGAATCAATTCTCTGACTTTTTCGTGTGCCACGATGGCTGAGCAGGCGGGTTGCAAAAACACCAAAAGTAGTAAACAGGAACCGAGTAACTTGTTATTGATTAACGGCTTCATCGTCTCACTTTTGACGAACGTATAGCTTAAACAAAGGAGCACTAACAGATTGTGGCAACCCCTCTTCTGCCCAAACAGATGAAGAGTCGTGTGTTACGGAGAACTCGACTCGGTTTGATCCTGGCTGCGCTGGTTCAAGTGGTTCATGTAGTTTTGACATGCACATCTAGCCTGGAGCGGGGTAGTGCTGGCGACTGGGAGTTTATCTACATTAACAGTTGTACCAGAAGAGAGTCTTTGGGGGGCTGAAGAAGGAGGTGGTGCAGAGATGGTCGCCAGAGGGAATTGTTAAGGCCTTGACGATGAAGGGGGAGTAAGTCGAACTGCTGCTTCCATCTGAGATCTGCCCTTCCTGTTATTGTCGTATTCTTTCGTCGTCCCTAAACTTTGTTatgaataaaatcaaaattctgaaaattaaatgaaGGCTGTTAACAATAACGGATTTAGTCGATGCAATCgtccagttttcttctttaactATTTAAATAGTATTTCAAAAGATTTACTGAAAATTCTACTAgagatgaaaaatataaatatttatttattttcgcttCATTACGTAACCAACCAATGCCGAACTGGTCAACCGTttattcttaatttattttagactaaattaatttttaaaaaatttgcttgttcttttttctataaagTCAtaacattttgtatttttttttttttataggctGCTTTCTATGAAATTCTTTCTGGTTTGTGGGTACGAAATGGATTGCAAATCAAAGGACAAGCGATGTCTTACATCCAGTGTCATTTTGGCAACTCGATGGTGGATGCGGATATTTATCTCCTTCAAATTTGCGCAACACAGTTGTCACCCACCTTAGTCTTACCAACAATTTTCGAGAGGTAAGTTGGACAACTATAATCATTTCCGTCCGTTTTTGCTTTAATTATAATGTCTTTGTCGTTTCAGATTTCACGTCATGGAGCTTCTTTCCATGAATCCTCTGCTGAAATCGAATTTTCTAGAAGGAGAACAAGAATCCACTATGCTAGAAAGCTGCCTAACGTTTATTGCTAGCCTCATGTCTATCAGGACCAACATCGGTAAAAAAACATTACTGAATATTATGTTGGCACAAGTTGCGAACGCCAGTTTTCTTACAACGTAttttcatgaattttttcaggtGCAAATGAATCTGATCTTGATCGATTAGAAATGGTATCGCTGTTGTGTATGAGTGACCGCACGCATAGCCAGCTCATGGAATTGCTACCCGAAAAATGCGGGGCACCCCAAAACAAAGATTTTGACGCAATTCTTGCTCAGGTGTTTATTCCAACTTGAAGCTGAACCTTTTGCATTTGCATTTGTTAATTTACTGAAGCTAAAAAACGTTGTCGTGGGATTTTTTCCTAGGTCGCTGATTACAAGGCTCCCAATTTCGAAGCTAGTGGATCAATGCAGCAGGGAATGTATGTACCGAAAGCCGTTGTTTGGGAACAATTATACGATCCCGTATACGTACTGCTGCGGGCTGTGCACCGAAGAGATTTTCAGACATCAATGGATCGATTTACTCAATAGTAagggattttctatcaatgtTTTCATATTCGCTAATTTGAAACGCCCtctaatttcatttaaaaattgctcTTAGTGTCCGGCAAAGTGGCAAATATCCGAATTATTCGTCTGGGACTCTATGGCCTCCGTTTCGACTACCCATCGCCACACATCTAAATTACGAAGACCCTCGCAAAGTTCTCTTATCGAGGACTTTCCATGCcatcttgtttgttttgttgtacAAAGCAACCCATTCCCCGTCACTCGTGAGCGAGCAATCTTTAGCTCTGGTCATCTATCTACTAGACATGGCGGTGTCTTTGGTTCACCAGTCGAAAACACAAGGAAATGTGAGTTataaatacttagaaaatgaTCAGCTGAAGTACTTGAAAAATCAATCTCTGACCAGTAActatacatttaaaaataaatattagtgATAGTAATAAAGCTAATGAATAACGTTTTGTTAAGCAAACATCCATCACGAAcgataaatgaaaattaaccACAATTATCCTTTTAATTCCCTAAACTCATTTTAGTGTCTCTCCCACTAATGAAATTTGCACTTGAATGAATTGATGTCGAGAATTAATTTGTAATTGTGTCACAGGAGGTTTGCATTCGTGAACCAATCATCCATTTACCAGATGACCGCGTTGACCTCCAGCTAAATGATTGGTTCTCAACGGACAGTTTGGCAGAAAATGTGATCACGGTTGTTAACAATGTGACTTTAACTACCTCAACAGCGGTTACTGTCAACAGCACCGAAGGTACAGTAATGCTCATTTGCTAAATATTGAAACTAAATTAAGCATCGCTACTTTGATATTCGTTTCCAGCTGCCGAACTTGATTTGGAATCTTCagcttcttctacttcttcaaCTTCAGAAGGAGAGTCAAGTGATCAGGACATGGATTTGGATGTTCCTGAAGTCTCCGGGGCAAATATTTTGCTCGCATTGCCCGAGACGGACTCCCAGGCATTGGTACCGGTTGTTTCAAGCAGACCAGGAACGTCCTCCGACATGGCCACTGTTTCAGTGTACCGTAATCCAAGCCGAATAGGCAACTCGTCTCATTTTCGTGTCATGCCCGCTTTATCTGCCGTTGGCCAGGCGAGTATGGTGATAGCCGGAGCTATTTCACCGACCGCGACGTTGCCTCAGTTAGCATATCCAAATATCCGCGCCATCACTTCCGGTAACGAAGTCACCAAGTATACCAGCCAGATTTCAGTTGATTCAAACCTTTCCGATGCTTCCCCTGGCACCATCCAATACGAAGAAGTGACGGAGAGTGACAATCAGCGGGAACGCTTGTGCGTCAGGGAATCCATCGTCTCCCTTTTATTGCGGCTGCACTCGTCTTTCAACGGACATAGTGATAGCTATCGTCTTCCAGACAACTCTAATCAAGGATCTGATATTGCTTCCGAATCGGGTGCAACTGCCGAGGAGGACGGAAGAATTGGCAACAGCTCATTTTGGATTGGCAAAGTGCTCGATAAACTCAGCCGGACGGATCTTCGAGTCAGGCAATCGATCATTTCGACAAAGCAAACGCTATGGCCGCCTCGCACGGCAGAGGACTCCTTGCCTAGTGAAACTGCCGATGaattgagagagaaagagaagaagaggaagattaAGGAAAGGCAACAGCGTCTACTACAGGAATTTGCAACGAAGCAGAAACAATTTATGCAGCAAGCTATGGCTGCCGAAGATGTGGAGATGGACTTGGAAGCGAACTCGGTGGGTCCTACCTCCACTACTACCCCATCTGCCGAAACCACCACCTATCAAGGATCGGGATTggcaaatttaatttcaaacccTGCTTCAGCAGCTGATCCCTCCTCTGCTCATTCTACGTATTCAGCATCGAACGAAGAGCACAATTTAGAAGAATACGACTGTGTCATTTGCAACCAAGCTTCGCCCAGCACCTCTGATCGACCCATGTGCCTGGTCGTATTGCTTCAAGCTACAAGCGTGTTGGCTCACAAGCGTTATTGGCCAAGCGGATCCAGCCTCGCGTTGCCCGTCTGTGAGGAAGATCGGTTCAATTTGGACAAAGTGGATTCCCTTCACGTCGAAATGAATCGAAGGGTGGAGAACTTGCGCCAGCATTTTGACGAAAGCTCGTGGCTCACCTCACTCAACATCGGCTACGAAGGCGGTGTCTACGTTCACACGTGCGGCCATTATTTGCATCTGGATTGTCACAAGCAGTACTTGCAATCTCTGCGGTCGCAACAAAGACAGCAGAGTCTCAATGTTGAGAGGGGCGAGTATTCTTGTCCGCTTTGCCGACAGCTGGCCAACTCGGCTCTACCTATAGCTACCAAATTGTATGGCGCCAAGGGAGGGCGATCCAACGAAGCGACTAGGATGGTGCCTTGCCTCAACCAAGCCAGCGAAGAAGTGAAGAACATGTTGGGCGCTGAACCTGCTATATCGCCGCACCTCGGTTCAAACCTGATGGAAGCCATGGGACGCGTCATGGAAGACATGACCAATGCGACATTTCCGCGCTTTAGACAAATCACCTCAACCCCTAGTCCAGCTAGTCTCTTCCTGTTTGTCCAGTCGATAGCGAGAACTAATCTCGAGATCGAGCTGATGCAAAGAAACGACTCGATTATCCAAAGTTCGGGGTTAACCATGGGTTCCTCTGGAGTCAACTGTTCCTCAGTTTCGAACGTAACTTCTAGCATGCACGGTCAAGCTATTGGCGAGTCGAGCCCCACGCCTGGAACATCGAGTGCTAGTTGGATTAGCCCCGGTTTAGAGCTGCGCTTCTCCTCTTCACCGACCCCCAGCGGATCCAGCATGGGATCGTCGTCTCAAGCCATGTCTCACTCAACTTCCCCTTGGTCCCTTTTGCCGAAACGATCCTGTTTACTTCCTTTGCTTCACGTTTTGGCCACCCATAGCAAAATACTTAGCACCAGAACGCACCAGCATATTTGGTCACGAACAGCTGGACTTGATATCGGTGAATCTTTCGGCCGCAGTTTAGCCAACACCTCTGAAATGGAAGTCCCTCTGCTGATTCAGGATGTTCCTTGTCTTCTCATCCAGATGGTGTTGATTCTTCCTCTTCCGCTGGAGCAACGGCATTTCGTTTGCCTACTGCAGCGCTTTTTCAATCTTACCATGGTTCAAATAATTGTGCAGCTGAGTTGCCGTTTGGGCGAAAAAAAGCGGGCGCTTTACAAGACGGTGTCTCTGAGCGATTGGAATATTGCAGCTCTAATGTCGTTTGTGATTAGCAACATGGAAGATGCCCATCTTTACAGGGAGGACGACATCGACATCGGGTTCAACGAAAATAAGATGTTGAATGTTGAGGGTGATATTCATCAGCCTTTGTACAAAATGGCTTTGCATTTTCTTCGCATAGCATCGTTATTGCAGTTTCACTTATTCGGCGACGCACTTCCTTCTTCTGGGATCAGTCACACTGATCACGAAGAGTTCGTTGAACTTTGTTCGTACTTGAACATCAGCtatgaaatgaaatttgattcCTGTCTGGCGCCCAATGCTATTATTGGCCATTGGTGCCACGAACTCCGCAAATTCCTCGGAAACTCCAGGAATTTATTGGCAGCCAAAGATCTTCTAATGCAGCATCGTGAATGGAGAGGTCCGCGACTTTTGACACTTCCTAATTCGTATGATACACTTTTCAaggtattatttgttttaatgagATACTTTTTTAGCCAAAGGCTctattttttataatatttatatatttttttaaatttagttttatCATCACAAATCTTGTCCACAATGCAACTCCGTTCCAAAGGAACCTAGTCTGTGTCTAGTGTGCGGAGCTCTTGTCTGTCTTCGAGAAAACTGttgcaaagaagaaaatattcacGAAGCTGTGCAGGTATAGATGCtagtaaaacaaacaattgtaAACTTTTCTAATCTATTTTGTTTACAGCATTCGATTGACTGTGGGGCTGGAACAGCCATCTTTCTTGCTATTAATAGCTCAACTATTATTGTGATCCGCGGAAAACGAGCTTGTCTTTGGGGATCCGTTTACCTTGACGcttttggagaagaagatcGCGAGCttaagtattttattttaatgttgTAGAGAAAACTAAACCTCACACATAATTTAACTTTTAGGCGTGGAAAACCGTTGTATTTAAGTAAGGAACGTTACGCATTGCTACAAAGCCAATGGTTATCCCATCGGTTTGATCACACcagcaagaaatggatttggcACCGCGATGTATTGTAAAGTAAAATTAGTTTCACTTCACTGAAAACGTCGGAATCTCTCATGATACACTGTTGCGGACACTTACTGATGCACTGAGtgagtttttcttcatt
Protein-coding regions in this window:
- the LOC124328978 gene encoding E3 ubiquitin-protein ligase UBR3-like, which gives rise to MHSPSSQILMRKGKRGAAVYIQAECSRTTDPQHLKELLSTLLNPQKPIEELETVDWIKWLIAGGKTPVEFASIVRRYDNGTTCGLVWTANFVAYRCRTCGISPCMSLCAECFQKGNHEGHDFNMFRSQAGGACDCGDTSVMKEAGFCERHGPHAHVGKPILPPELLAVSQAVMPLIILRLIQHLRSHSIPDILEDQLQSVQDADCFITMLHDYSGMGAAMRHVMTSALISPQLYAQLTEVPSGDSEYAQFMKEAQRMYEKSLESLPGPEPPDEYKAYPALQDSLVHRTFLEELVFWTVKFEFPQKLVCLLLNMLPDPDYKEAFTRAFVLHYARISRLLVGSSDPDTLSNRVVHVSVQLFSNEELATKMAEELHLLHVMVVSLRDMMSKILVPSTLQDPKKNFHFVVDCSKHVMRDHCYWPLVSDLSNLLSHRPVALLFLSDDSLLEMWFSFLSMFQGMNVNQRELSTHVEFEPNTYYAAFSAELEAPASAMWALAIHLRDTGSIHLTKMLLKHCLAALEEWLEAINFKSPDQTDPYQVSFHIPLHRYLAAFTCQAVRAQGILLKDALPPASLLQLIMMHPLRIQAAFYEILSGLWVRNGLQIKGQAMSYIQCHFGNSMVDADIYLLQICATQLSPTLVLPTIFERFHVMELLSMNPLLKSNFLEGEQESTMLESCLTFIASLMSIRTNIGANESDLDRLEMVSLLCMSDRTHSQLMELLPEKCGAPQNKDFDAILAQVADYKAPNFEASGSMQQGMYVPKAVVWEQLYDPVYVLLRAVHRRDFQTSMDRFTQYVRQSGKYPNYSSGTLWPPFRLPIATHLNYEDPRKVLLSRTFHAILFVLLYKATHSPSLVSEQSLALVIYLLDMAVSLVHQSKTQGNEVCIREPIIHLPDDRVDLQLNDWFSTDSLAENVITVVNNVTLTTSTAVTVNSTEAAELDLESSASSTSSTSEGESSDQDMDLDVPEVSGANILLALPETDSQALVPVVSSRPGTSSDMATVSVYRNPSRIGNSSHFRVMPALSAVGQASMVIAGAISPTATLPQLAYPNIRAITSGNEVTKYTSQISVDSNLSDASPGTIQYEEVTESDNQRERLCVRESIVSLLLRLHSSFNGHSDSYRLPDNSNQGSDIASESGATAEEDGRIGNSSFWIGKVLDKLSRTDLRVRQSIISTKQTLWPPRTAEDSLPSETADELREKEKKRKIKERQQRLLQEFATKQKQFMQQAMAAEDVEMDLEANSVGPTSTTTPSAETTTYQGSGLANLISNPASAADPSSAHSTYSASNEEHNLEEYDCVICNQASPSTSDRPMCLVVLLQATSVLAHKRYWPSGSSLALPVCEEDRFNLDKVDSLHVEMNRRVENLRQHFDESSWLTSLNIGYEGGVYVHTCGHYLHLDCHKQYLQSLRSQQRQQSLNVERGEYSCPLCRQLANSALPIATKLYGAKGGRSNEATRMVPCLNQASEEVKNMLGAEPAISPHLGSNLMEAMGRVMEDMTNATFPRFRQITSTPSPASLFLFVQSIARTNLEIELMQRNDSIIQSSGLTMGSSGVNCSSVSNVTSSMHGQAIGESSPTPGTSSASWISPGLELRFSSSPTPSGSSMGSSSQAMSHSTSPWSLLPKRSCLLPLLHVLATHSKILSTRTHQHIWSRTAGLDIGESFGRSLANTSEMEVPLLIQDVPCLLIQMVLILPLPLEQRHFVCLLQRFFNLTMVQIIVQLSCRLGEKKRALYKTVSLSDWNIAALMSFVISNMEDAHLYREDDIDIGFNENKMLNVEGDIHQPLYKMALHFLRIASLLQFHLFGDALPSSGISHTDHEEFVELCSYLNISYEMKFDSCLAPNAIIGHWCHELRKFLGNSRNLLAAKDLLMQHREWRGPRLLTLPNSYDTLFKFYHHKSCPQCNSVPKEPSLCLVCGALVCLRENCCKEENIHEAVQHSIDCGAGTAIFLAINSSTIIVIRGKRACLWGSVYLDAFGEEDRELKRGKPLYLSKERYALLQSQWLSHRFDHTSKKWIWHRDVL